In the genome of Photobacterium sp. TLY01, one region contains:
- the hflK gene encoding FtsH protease activity modulator HflK produces the protein MPAPNDPSSSESFYGLKARAPENLGRSMKKSASKIRRFFPVSNMRSAVIFMLIVVTLISLWQAIYTVPSDSIAVVQRFGKFYSEIQPGLHFKLPLGIDAATVVPVKRQLKQEFGFITLGATDPYQNPSEQDRELETQMVTGDLNAALVEWVVQYRIADPVKFLFEVRAPTATLRDVSESVMREVVGDRTVDEVITIGRQEIESEALVKMQALATKYVMGINIDQVQLKNINPPKPVQESFNEVNQAQQEKEKLINEARRDYNKVIPLAEGEKDQRIREADGYRLKRINEAEGDVARFNALLTQYVKAPGVTRWRIYLETMQVILPGIHSKIIIDEQTHSILPFLDLKAETIQQGKQP, from the coding sequence ATGCCTGCACCCAATGATCCTTCTTCCAGTGAATCGTTTTATGGACTAAAAGCCCGAGCGCCTGAAAACCTTGGTCGCAGTATGAAAAAAAGTGCGAGTAAAATCCGGCGCTTTTTTCCTGTGAGTAATATGCGTAGTGCTGTGATTTTCATGCTGATAGTCGTTACTTTAATCAGTTTATGGCAGGCTATTTACACTGTCCCCAGTGACTCTATCGCTGTTGTTCAACGCTTTGGCAAGTTTTATTCAGAAATACAACCCGGTTTACATTTCAAATTACCACTCGGTATAGATGCAGCAACAGTCGTTCCTGTTAAACGCCAGCTAAAACAAGAGTTTGGGTTTATCACGCTTGGTGCAACTGATCCTTATCAGAATCCGTCTGAACAAGATCGCGAGTTAGAAACTCAGATGGTTACCGGCGATTTAAACGCAGCATTAGTGGAATGGGTCGTTCAATACCGTATTGCCGATCCGGTGAAATTTTTATTTGAAGTTCGCGCCCCCACTGCCACCTTGCGTGATGTTTCAGAATCAGTCATGCGAGAAGTGGTTGGTGATCGCACCGTTGATGAAGTTATCACTATTGGCCGACAAGAGATTGAATCTGAAGCGCTCGTGAAAATGCAGGCACTTGCAACAAAGTACGTAATGGGAATCAATATTGATCAGGTGCAACTGAAAAATATTAACCCGCCTAAACCCGTTCAGGAGTCATTTAATGAAGTCAATCAGGCACAGCAAGAAAAAGAAAAGCTCATCAACGAAGCGCGACGCGACTACAACAAAGTGATCCCGCTGGCGGAAGGTGAGAAAGATCAGCGCATTCGTGAAGCAGATGGATACCGACTAAAAAGAATTAATGAGGCAGAAGGGGATGTGGCTCGGTTTAATGCTTTGCTTACTCAATATGTTAAAGCGCCAGGAGTGACTCGATGGCGAATATACCTTGAAACCATGCAGGTCATTTTGCCCGGGATTCATTCCAAAATCATCATAGATGAACAAACACACAGTATCTTGCCATTTCTGGATCTTAAAGCCGAAACAATACAGCAAGGCAAGCAGCCATGA
- the hflC gene encoding protease modulator HflC, translated as MKKFVPVIVIVVLALFMLTLRGTLYTVSEVEQVIITQFGKPVGQPITQAGLKTKIPFIQEVNAIDKRVLEWDGNPSDMPTKDKLYISVDLFARWRITEPLQFFLRLRDERSAQSRLDDILGSETRNAVAKHELIEIIRTTKGRQPLRDALLADAVRDSTMGNLVPIHKGRQIIEDEIFTAAADKVRVFGIELLDIRFKRINYNASVRPKIYERMISERRQIAERFLSEGYGEAARIRGNRVRDLNKIQSEAYRQVEEIRGLADAKAAEIYAQAYNQSPLAANLYEFTRTLQAYKAIMTENTTLILSTESDLFKFLKRISPPVSEQITPEGP; from the coding sequence ATGAAAAAATTTGTTCCAGTGATTGTTATTGTGGTACTCGCTTTATTCATGCTGACATTGCGTGGGACCCTTTATACAGTCAGTGAAGTGGAGCAGGTTATCATTACCCAATTCGGTAAACCTGTTGGCCAGCCTATTACGCAGGCCGGCCTCAAGACTAAAATACCTTTTATTCAGGAGGTTAATGCGATAGATAAGCGCGTTTTAGAATGGGATGGCAACCCTTCAGATATGCCGACTAAGGATAAACTCTATATTTCGGTCGACTTGTTTGCACGTTGGCGGATCACAGAGCCTTTACAGTTTTTCCTTCGTCTGCGTGATGAACGCAGCGCTCAGTCCCGGCTGGATGACATTCTTGGTAGTGAAACGCGCAACGCGGTGGCCAAACATGAACTGATTGAAATCATCCGAACGACCAAAGGTCGGCAGCCATTAAGGGATGCATTGTTGGCAGATGCGGTACGAGATTCAACAATGGGCAATTTGGTGCCAATTCATAAGGGACGCCAGATTATTGAAGATGAAATCTTTACTGCGGCTGCTGATAAAGTGCGTGTATTTGGTATCGAATTATTGGATATCCGCTTCAAACGAATCAACTACAACGCAAGTGTCAGACCCAAAATCTATGAAAGAATGATCAGTGAACGCCGCCAGATTGCTGAACGCTTTTTATCTGAAGGATACGGTGAAGCGGCCAGAATCCGAGGTAATCGCGTGCGTGATTTGAATAAGATTCAATCAGAAGCCTATCGTCAGGTGGAAGAGATTAGGGGCTTGGCTGATGCCAAGGCCGCTGAGATTTATGCTCAGGCATACAACCAAAGTCCTCTGGCCGCGAATTTGTATGAGTTCACCCGGACTCTGCAAGCCTACAAGGCCATCATGACCGAAAATACCACGCTGATACTGTCCACTGAAAGTGACTTATTTAAGTTTCTGAAGCGGATATCCCCACCTGTCAGTGAGCAAATCACACCGGAAGGGCCATGA
- the nhaA gene encoding Na+/H+ antiporter NhaA, with translation MKKSAFRPHERGHPTQLPKEYVDWITQPITRFLRTEAAAGAILLFFTLVALALSNSPWAETFLSFWDVPIGISIGSVAFTRSLQAWINDALMTLFFFLVALELKREIVLGELNTPRLAMLSISGALGGMLVPALIYLAFQLGQPGQEGWGIVMATDTAFVIACLILLGPRVPKSLRVFMLSLAIIDDIGAIVVVAVGYGENINFYYVGLAVIGFITVKAMTLLGVRSIALYSLIGGLIWLAVDMSGVHPTVTGVILGLMTPTGRWINEKRLLTIMECVVPPSLPKQHGVKNLDRQVLKTAEAAAREALSPLERLEMLLHPWVGFVIMPLFAFANAGVSFSFSESSGSLYMAIFFGLVIGKPIGILLFCRLAILMKLAVRPPDLPWLYLVAGGMLAGIGFTMSLFIAHLALTPALAGVAKLGILSASLVSALTGIILLSVLLRRDALRMKEKA, from the coding sequence ATGAAAAAATCAGCGTTTCGTCCTCATGAAAGAGGGCATCCTACGCAATTACCTAAAGAATATGTTGATTGGATAACCCAGCCCATCACCCGTTTTCTGCGAACTGAGGCCGCTGCCGGGGCTATTTTGCTATTTTTTACCCTTGTGGCTTTGGCACTATCGAATTCTCCCTGGGCGGAAACATTTTTATCGTTCTGGGATGTACCTATCGGAATATCAATAGGGTCGGTGGCGTTTACCCGGTCGCTGCAGGCCTGGATCAATGATGCACTGATGACATTGTTTTTCTTCCTGGTTGCACTGGAACTTAAACGTGAAATTGTGTTGGGAGAATTAAATACGCCGCGTTTGGCAATGCTCTCTATTTCAGGAGCCCTTGGAGGCATGCTGGTGCCGGCATTGATCTATCTGGCTTTTCAACTGGGCCAGCCAGGGCAAGAGGGATGGGGAATCGTCATGGCGACAGATACGGCATTTGTTATTGCTTGCCTTATTTTACTTGGTCCTCGTGTCCCGAAAAGTTTGCGGGTATTTATGCTGTCTTTGGCCATCATTGATGACATTGGTGCCATTGTGGTTGTTGCTGTCGGTTACGGGGAAAACATTAATTTTTATTATGTTGGTCTGGCAGTGATCGGATTTATAACAGTTAAGGCCATGACCCTTCTCGGCGTTCGGAGTATCGCCTTGTATTCGTTGATAGGTGGACTGATCTGGCTCGCGGTGGACATGTCAGGTGTACATCCCACGGTAACCGGTGTGATTCTTGGGCTGATGACGCCGACAGGTCGTTGGATCAATGAAAAGCGTTTGTTAACTATCATGGAATGTGTTGTGCCGCCATCTTTGCCAAAACAACACGGTGTGAAAAATCTCGATCGCCAAGTTCTGAAAACCGCAGAAGCGGCAGCACGCGAAGCACTCTCGCCTCTGGAGCGCTTGGAAATGTTACTCCATCCTTGGGTAGGTTTTGTCATCATGCCTCTGTTTGCTTTTGCAAATGCAGGTGTTTCTTTTTCTTTTTCTGAATCATCCGGCTCTTTGTATATGGCTATATTTTTCGGACTCGTAATAGGGAAACCCATAGGTATTCTTTTATTCTGCAGGCTGGCGATCCTGATGAAACTGGCTGTCCGGCCGCCTGATTTACCCTGGCTCTATCTGGTGGCGGGGGGGATGCTTGCCGGCATCGGGTTTACCATGTCGTTGTTTATTGCCCATTTGGCTTTAACTCCGGCACTCGCTGGCGTTGCAAAACTG